Proteins co-encoded in one Streptomyces sp. JH34 genomic window:
- a CDS encoding ABC transporter ATP-binding protein, translated as MIGLAPPEYDPAAPRSATTLPVGTPTTVRAYVHALLRRHRRPFAVLVAVNAVAVIASITGPYLLGGLVEDLSNGVTDLHLERTAAVFALALVVQTVFTRTMRLRGAMLGEEMLADLREDFLVRSVGLPPGVLERAGTGDLLSRITTDIDRLANAMREAVPQLAIGVVWAGLLLGALTVTAPPLALSVLIALPVLVVGCRWYFRRAPSAYRSEAAGYAAVAAALAETVDAGRTVESHRLGARRVALSDRRVAEWTAWERYTLFLRSVLFPVINTTYVTILGAVLLLGGWFVMEDWITVGQLTTGALLAQMMVDPIGLILRWYDELQVAQVSLARLVGVREIEPDAGDDLVDPDGREVRAEEVRFGYRAGVDVLHRVSLDVAPGTRLALVGPSGAGKSTLGRLLAGIYAPRAGSVSLGGAELSRMTAERVRTHVALVNQEHHVFVGSLRDNLLLARTDAEDAELWASLAAVDADGWAKALDDGLDAEVGSGGLALTPAQAQQIALARLVLADPHTLVLDEATSLLDPRAARHLERSLARVLDGRTVVAIAHRLHTAHDADVIAVVEDGRISELGSHDELVAAGGAYAALWRSWHG; from the coding sequence ATGATCGGCCTGGCACCACCGGAGTACGACCCGGCCGCACCGCGGTCCGCGACGACCCTGCCGGTCGGCACGCCGACGACCGTCCGGGCGTACGTGCACGCCCTGCTGCGGCGTCACCGCAGACCCTTCGCGGTACTCGTCGCGGTCAACGCCGTCGCCGTGATCGCGTCGATCACCGGCCCGTACCTGCTCGGCGGGCTGGTCGAGGACCTGTCGAACGGAGTCACCGACCTCCATCTGGAACGCACCGCCGCGGTGTTCGCGCTGGCGCTGGTCGTGCAGACCGTGTTCACCCGGACGATGCGGTTGCGCGGGGCCATGCTCGGCGAGGAGATGCTCGCCGATCTGCGCGAGGACTTCCTCGTGCGGTCGGTCGGGCTGCCGCCAGGGGTCCTGGAGCGGGCCGGGACCGGGGATCTGCTGTCCAGGATCACGACGGACATCGACCGGCTGGCCAACGCGATGCGTGAGGCCGTGCCGCAACTGGCGATCGGTGTCGTCTGGGCCGGGCTGCTGCTCGGCGCGCTGACCGTGACCGCCCCGCCCTTGGCACTCTCGGTACTGATCGCGCTGCCGGTGCTGGTCGTCGGCTGCCGCTGGTACTTCCGGCGGGCGCCCTCCGCGTACCGTTCGGAAGCCGCCGGGTACGCGGCGGTCGCTGCCGCCCTCGCGGAGACCGTGGATGCCGGACGGACCGTCGAGTCCCACCGCCTGGGGGCCCGAAGGGTGGCGTTGTCGGACCGCCGGGTCGCGGAGTGGACGGCCTGGGAGCGGTACACCCTGTTCCTGCGTTCGGTGCTCTTCCCCGTCATCAACACCACGTACGTGACGATCCTCGGCGCGGTGCTGCTGCTGGGCGGCTGGTTCGTGATGGAGGACTGGATCACCGTCGGCCAGCTGACGACCGGGGCGCTCCTGGCCCAGATGATGGTGGACCCCATCGGTCTGATCCTGCGCTGGTACGACGAGTTGCAGGTGGCCCAGGTGTCCCTGGCCAGGCTCGTCGGTGTGCGGGAGATCGAGCCCGACGCCGGGGACGACCTCGTCGACCCCGACGGCCGGGAGGTGCGGGCCGAGGAGGTGCGCTTCGGCTACCGCGCGGGCGTCGACGTCCTGCACCGGGTGTCGCTGGATGTGGCGCCGGGGACGCGCCTGGCCCTGGTCGGACCGTCCGGCGCGGGCAAGTCCACGCTGGGACGGCTGCTGGCCGGGATCTACGCGCCCCGGGCCGGTTCGGTGTCGCTGGGCGGCGCCGAACTGTCGCGGATGACGGCGGAGCGCGTGCGGACGCATGTGGCTCTCGTCAACCAGGAGCACCATGTGTTCGTGGGTTCCCTCCGCGACAACCTCCTGCTCGCCCGGACGGACGCCGAGGACGCGGAGCTGTGGGCCTCCCTCGCCGCGGTGGACGCGGACGGCTGGGCGAAGGCCCTCGACGACGGCCTGGACGCCGAGGTCGGCTCGGGCGGTCTGGCCCTCACCCCGGCGCAGGCGCAGCAGATCGCCCTGGCCCGTCTGGTCCTGGCGGACCCGCACACGCTGGTGCTGGACGAGGCGACCTCGCTGCTCGATCCCCGGGCGGCCCGTCATCTGGAGCGTTCGCTGGCGCGGGTGCTGGACGGCCGTACGGTGGTCGCGATCGCACACCGGCTGCACACCGCGCACGACGCGGATGTGATCGCGGTGGTCGAGGACGGCAGGATCAGCGAACTGGGCAGCCATGACGAGCTGGTGGCCGCGGGCGGCGCCTACGCGGCGCTGTGGCGTTCCTGGCACGGCTGA